One window of Streptococcus troglodytae genomic DNA carries:
- a CDS encoding type II toxin-antitoxin system RelB/DinJ family antitoxin, with protein MVVKNKANINIKIDLEDKATADAIFAHMGLTTSAAVNMFIKRVIDDQALPFTPRVKNTLDIALEQAKNDDVETFDSFDDWKSEMSAYAKD; from the coding sequence ATGGTTGTAAAAAATAAGGCGAATATCAATATCAAAATTGATTTAGAGGATAAAGCAACAGCAGATGCTATTTTTGCCCACATGGGTCTAACAACAAGTGCTGCTGTCAATATGTTTATTAAACGTGTCATTGATGATCAAGCTCTGCCATTTACTCCAAGAGTAAAAAATACTTTGGACATTGCTTTAGAGCAGGCTAAAAATGATGATGTTGAAACTTTTGATAGTTTTGATGATTGGAAATCAGAGATGAGTGCCTATGCTAAAGATTAA